The following proteins are co-located in the Neodiprion virginianus isolate iyNeoVirg1 chromosome 6, iyNeoVirg1.1, whole genome shotgun sequence genome:
- the LOC124308217 gene encoding prion-like-(Q/N-rich) domain-bearing protein 25 isoform X3 codes for MRNPDERTPLSFLDGKKNCVCKVSRVFATVDELKTIGLHCSSNVNCTGMSNAECKQNVCACKEAFTVDISNSSNCLPRPVAENDRCQRNDDCTDSLQRALCINGLCQCLTSHHFTLTTGTCVKSSGVLDTCEADYQCFSPDKADPDLLECRERLCKCRPGKSSKYCNGASSNSATMLAVVFLFFTKYLT; via the exons ATGAGAAATCCCGATGAACGTACACCTTTATCTTTTCtggacggaaaaaaaaactgtgtaTGTAAGGTGTCGCGTGTTTTTGCGACGGTAGATGAATTAAAAA CCATCGGTCTTCATTGCAGTAGCAATGTAAACTGCACGGGCATGTCTAATGCGGAATGCAAACAAAATGTTTGCGCTTGCAAGGAAGCCTTCACGGTTGATATATCGAACTCCTCAAATTGCCTTCCAA GGCCCGTAGCGGAAAATGATCGTTGCCAAAGGAATGACGATTGCACCGATTCTCTGCAGCGTGCTCTGTGCATAAATGGTCTTTGCCAATGCTTGACTAGCCACCATTTCACCTTGACGACCGGAACATGCGTCAAATCTTCAG GCGTGTTGGACACCTGCGAGGCGGATTATCAGTGCTTTTCGCCTGATAAAGCTGATCCAGATTTGCTCGAGTGCAGAGAAAGACTTTGCAAATGCAGGCCTGGGAAATCATCGAAATATTGCA ACGGAGCCTCGAGCAATTCTGCAACAATGCTGGCGGTCgtgtttttgttctttacaAAATATCTGACGTAA
- the LOC124308216 gene encoding solute carrier family 25 member 44, with translation MSAVEAPQFIRTIEWDMMDKKKFFPLSMLSSFSVRCCLYPLTVIKTRLQIQRKNHMYSGMIDAYKKIYKMEGFGGLYRGFWISSVQIVSGVFYVSTYEGVRHLLRQDPFTAQLDSRIKALIGGGAASVVGQTIVVPFDVLSQHLMVLGVSTKHGKLVVDKMGMNPLGLTLDPGRSRAFIAAEIVRLIYQRDGPKGFYRGYVASLCAYVPNSALWWGLYTFYQDEMVRVLPDWVSHLLIQAVAGTMGGFTTTVITNPLDIVRARLQVQRLDSMCNAFKVLWVEEGLQMFTKGLSARLVQSACFSFSIILGYETIKRVSINDEYKSFVRW, from the exons ATGTCAGCGGTGGAGGCACCACAGTTTATTCGCACCATAGAGTGGGACATGATGGACAAGAAGAAATTCTTCCCTCTCAGTATGCTGTCGTCGTTCTCGGTTCGATGCTGCCTTTACCCACTGACAGTGATAAAAACACGGTTGCAAATCCAAAGAAAAAACCATATGTACTCAG gcATGATAGATGCGTACAAAAAGATCTACAAAATGGAAGGGTTCGGAGGACTGTACCGAGGCTTCTGGATAAGTTCTGTCCAAATAGTGTCAGGGGTATTTTACGTCTCGACATACGAAGGCGTACGACATCTTCTGAGACAAGACCCGTTCACTGCGCAACTAGATTCACGGATAAAGGCTCTGATTGGCGGAGGCGCCGCAAGCGTAGTTGGTCAAACGATAGTTGTGCCATTTGATGTCCTCAGTCAGCATTTGATGGTCCTTGGCGTTAGTACGAAGCATGGAAAACTTGTTGTAGATAAA ATGGGAATGAACCCCTTAGGACTGACTTTGGATCCTGGAAGGTCGAGAGCATTCATCGCTGCGGAAATAGTCAGATTAATTTATCAGCGTGACGGTCCGAAGGGATTTTATCGGGGCTACGTCGCTTCACTGTGCGCTTATGTCCCGAACAGTGCGCTTTGGTGGGGATTGTACACGTTCTATCAAG ATGAAATGGTACGAGTTCTGCCTGATTGGGTTTCACATTTGTTGATCCAAGCAGTTGCCGGGACGATGGGCGGGTTCACGACGACGGTGATAACGAATCCGTTGGACATAGTGCGTGCACGACTGCAAGTTCAAAGGCTAGATTCAATGTGTAATGCGTTTAAAGTGCTCTGGGTAGAAGAGGGTCTCCAGATGTTCACCAAAGGACTTTCCGCCCGTCTAGTGCAATCGGCTTGCTTCAGTTTTTCCATCATATTGGGATACGAGACCATCAAACGGGTCAGCATCAACGACGAGTACAAGAGCTTCGTTAGGTGGTGA
- the LOC124307041 gene encoding ETS translocation variant 4, producing the protein MMNLADQEVPADNNTDLNRMTGEGYNRLSDPVHPITSGYYVSPSGVDKTHGGDLYPSQEYRQEPWLQDGSSCETEDSEQYVPEFHHISSGGVKQEAAGNCRRSAVTESTEVTEVTETPEASYHPQYNSGLQAHSHSQSSNFLDLSPATPASCYGSNRLSSQRVKSGSKSIAVKEEPTDRGYIEPTSTVTTLSSSGPAEHNGSGLVYQPSQQQQQQQQQQYSNGTAQRESRSSPTSSRPASASSATSQWPSVAPPSSTEGYASRQETAWNADIYAKRSVTPTWTELGTPLETRTSSTSATSWDRQSSCFQKRTSPTPWSADYAKRSPTTTSSPWSEVAVGYQQQRRGSLQLWQFLVALLDDPANAPCIAWTGRGMEFKLIEPEEVARRWGVQKNRPAMNYDKLSRSLRYYYEKGIMQKVAGERYVYKFVCDPEALFNMAYGSGSTTAAVPTEIQTTGVRSSHSAIAKTASTTESTDLGKHSSTGYGDAVLAMYSNTAAVYGSHSLHHLHQYLGSANEGFKTPSARYPAHYAHQYTNNNNHHHHHHHHHPSTAYTESFLNYGRLSAHDFSLDVRAHESGRASSGYHQSNESSTLSAGTREIDTARTRASETTGVDSARAQLSATSVTDTQAPLLDGSAGAKLDQTSYHCLGVGSCVC; encoded by the exons ATGATGAATTTGGCTGATCAAGAAGTACCCGCCGATAACAACACCGATCTCAACAGAATG acCGGCGAGGGGTACAACAGATTGAGTGATCCGGTGCACCCCATCACCTCTGGGTATTACGTGTCACCGTCCGGAGTCGACAAGACACACG GTGGCGATTTGTACCCCAGTCAAGAATACCGGCAAGAACCGTGGCTCCAGGATG gCAGCAGCTGCGAGACCGAGGACAGCGAGCAATACGTCCCAGAATTTCATCACATATCAA GTGGTGGGGTGAAACAGGAAGCAGCTGGTAACTGCAGAAGAAGTGCGGTGACGGAAAGTACGGAAGTGACTGAGGTCACGGAGACCCCGGAAGCGAGCTATCATCCGCAGTACAACTCCGGATTGCAGGCTCATTCCCATTCGCAAAGCAGCAATTTCTTGGATCTCAGCCCAGCTACACCGGCTTCTTGTTATGG GAGTAACCGATTGAGTTCCCAAAGAGTTAAATCTGGCTCAAAAAGTATCGCGGTCAAGGAGGAACCGACGGATCGGGGTTACATCGAACCGACCAGCACCGTGACTACCCTGTCGTCGTCAGGACCTGCCGAGCACAACG GAAGTGGTCTCGTTTATCAACCTTcgcaacaacagcagcagcagcagcagcagcagtacTCCAATGGAACTGCGCAAAGGGAGTCTAGAAGCTCTCCGACATCAAGCCGGCCAGCGAGCGCCTCCTCGGCAACGTCCCAATGGCCGTCGGTGGCACCCCCTTCGAGCACCGAGGGGTACGCATCGCGTCAAGAGACTGCTTGGAACGCGGACATCTACGCGAAGCGCAGCGTAACACCGACGTGGACCGAGCTCGGAACGCCATTAGAGACGCGGACTTCGAGCACCTCCGCAACTTCCTGGGACCGGCAGTCGTCCTGCTTCCAGAAGAGGACCTCGCCCACTCCCTGGAGCGCGGATTACGCCAAGCGGTCACCGACCACCACCTCCTCGCCATGGAGTGAAGTTGCCGTTGGGTACCAGCAGCAGAGAAGAGGCTCTCTTCAACTCTGGCAGTTCCTTGTCGCTCTTCTGGACGACCCGGCTAATGCACCTTGCATCGCGTGGACCGGACGTGGAATGGAGTTCAAGCTGATCGAGCCGGAAGAG GTCGCGAGGAGGTGGGGCGTTCAAAAGAACAGGCCAGCGATGAATTACGACAAGCTGAGCAGATCTTTGCGATACTATTACGAGAAGGGGATAATGCAGAAGGTAGCTGGCGAACGGTACGTTTACAAGTTCGTCTGCGATCCAGAGGCACTCTTCAACATGGCCTACGGCTCGGGCAGCACCACTGCTGCTGTTCCTACGGAAATTCAGACCACCGGTGTTAGGAGCAGCCATTCTGCCATCGCGAAGACCGCCTCTACTACCGAATCCACGGATTTGGGAAAGCACAGCTCAACTGGATATGGTGACGCCGTTTTAGCAATGTATTCTAACACCGCTGCAG TTTACGGAAGCCACAGTCTGCATCACCTGCACCAGTATCTGGGCAGTGCGAACGAGGGCTTCAAAACCCCGTCGGCAAGGTATCCAGCGCACTACGCGCACCAGTACACCAACAATAacaaccaccaccaccaccaccaccatcatcaCCCCTCGACGGCTTACACGGAGTCGTTTTTGAACTACGGTCGGCTTTCCGCGCACGATTTCTCCTTGGATGTCAGAGCCCACGAGTCCGGGAGAGCGAGCAGTGGCTACCACCAGAGTAACGAATCCTCGACGTTATCGGCCGGGACCAGAGAAATTGATACCGCCAGAACTCGGGCCTCCGAAACGACCGGTGTTGATTCTGCGCGCGCCCAATTATCGGCCACCAGCGTTACCGACACGCAAGCACCGCTGCTCGATGGTAGTGCAGGCGCAAAACTTGATCAGACGTCGTATCACTGTCTAGGAGTCGGTAGCTGCGTGTGTTGA
- the LOC124308217 gene encoding prion-like-(Q/N-rich) domain-bearing protein 25 isoform X1, with amino-acid sequence MPSSLPYFAFLFVVFVGFSQPTCGQGEYGTAKFGESCEQDYHCIQNAFCLAQSTCRCEPRYLPIPDFSACIPTIGLHCSSNVNCTGMSNAECKQNVCACKEAFTVDISNSSNCLPRPVAENDRCQRNDDCTDSLQRALCINGLCQCLTSHHFTLTTGTCVKSSGVLDTCEADYQCFSPDKADPDLLECRERLCKCRPGKSSKYCNGASSNSATMLAVVFLFFTKYLT; translated from the exons atgcCATCGTCTTTGCCATATTTCGCGTTCCTCTTCGTCGTTTTCGTCGGTTTTAGTCAGCCGACTTGCGGGCAGG GCGAATACGGCACTGCGAAATTTGGGGAAAGCTGCGAGCAGGATTATCATTGCATCCAAAACGCTTTTTGCCTAGCCCAAAGCACCTGCCGATGCGAACCGCGTTATCTACCCATTCCAGACTTCAGCGCCTGCATTCCAA CCATCGGTCTTCATTGCAGTAGCAATGTAAACTGCACGGGCATGTCTAATGCGGAATGCAAACAAAATGTTTGCGCTTGCAAGGAAGCCTTCACGGTTGATATATCGAACTCCTCAAATTGCCTTCCAA GGCCCGTAGCGGAAAATGATCGTTGCCAAAGGAATGACGATTGCACCGATTCTCTGCAGCGTGCTCTGTGCATAAATGGTCTTTGCCAATGCTTGACTAGCCACCATTTCACCTTGACGACCGGAACATGCGTCAAATCTTCAG GCGTGTTGGACACCTGCGAGGCGGATTATCAGTGCTTTTCGCCTGATAAAGCTGATCCAGATTTGCTCGAGTGCAGAGAAAGACTTTGCAAATGCAGGCCTGGGAAATCATCGAAATATTGCA ACGGAGCCTCGAGCAATTCTGCAACAATGCTGGCGGTCgtgtttttgttctttacaAAATATCTGACGTAA
- the LOC124308217 gene encoding prion-like-(Q/N-rich) domain-bearing protein 25 isoform X2, whose translation MKRTICDRSSQSLNYYRVTGVGEYGTAKFGESCEQDYHCIQNAFCLAQSTCRCEPRYLPIPDFSACIPTIGLHCSSNVNCTGMSNAECKQNVCACKEAFTVDISNSSNCLPRPVAENDRCQRNDDCTDSLQRALCINGLCQCLTSHHFTLTTGTCVKSSGVLDTCEADYQCFSPDKADPDLLECRERLCKCRPGKSSKYCNGASSNSATMLAVVFLFFTKYLT comes from the exons at GAAAAGGACGATATGCGATCGATCTTCGCAAAGTTTGAACTATTACCGAGTGACGGGCGTAG GCGAATACGGCACTGCGAAATTTGGGGAAAGCTGCGAGCAGGATTATCATTGCATCCAAAACGCTTTTTGCCTAGCCCAAAGCACCTGCCGATGCGAACCGCGTTATCTACCCATTCCAGACTTCAGCGCCTGCATTCCAA CCATCGGTCTTCATTGCAGTAGCAATGTAAACTGCACGGGCATGTCTAATGCGGAATGCAAACAAAATGTTTGCGCTTGCAAGGAAGCCTTCACGGTTGATATATCGAACTCCTCAAATTGCCTTCCAA GGCCCGTAGCGGAAAATGATCGTTGCCAAAGGAATGACGATTGCACCGATTCTCTGCAGCGTGCTCTGTGCATAAATGGTCTTTGCCAATGCTTGACTAGCCACCATTTCACCTTGACGACCGGAACATGCGTCAAATCTTCAG GCGTGTTGGACACCTGCGAGGCGGATTATCAGTGCTTTTCGCCTGATAAAGCTGATCCAGATTTGCTCGAGTGCAGAGAAAGACTTTGCAAATGCAGGCCTGGGAAATCATCGAAATATTGCA ACGGAGCCTCGAGCAATTCTGCAACAATGCTGGCGGTCgtgtttttgttctttacaAAATATCTGACGTAA